In one window of Microcaecilia unicolor chromosome 9, aMicUni1.1, whole genome shotgun sequence DNA:
- the INSM2 gene encoding insulinoma-associated protein 2, whose protein sequence is MPRGFLVKRSKRSCGSYRIRFQEEESSYPLQFPLVLDPQDVLVSGISTPAVPRTNSEPQKGAIEEIQSSEWLTNLEPLCHVSPSSPSSPKACALQDGTSRTRSPASSSPMKPVTFELKKAFFKRGVISPASAESFPVANSFSSMEKLLMHHGPFLTPERKLEAQVRLCPSLQGMRGPARDLADRRGKAVSKKPKVMRKLTFADEVTTSPVLGLKIKAEDPDCKPRHSQGHQAPLGEFICQLCKEQYPDPFALAQHKCSRIVRVEYRCPECDKIFSCPANLASHRRWHKPRPGVSADSPVNKSQQLPMAASDPDLREGKENSSQSFLGGNAQQRPDSQGTDQHHKSVDSSKQSNLPYGSLNKAQAANQHQQNANSAHCPDSPCSTSYGDSQTLRVPLPPMQVSSGEEDVFICPYCHKKFRRQAYLRKHLATHEASRPPSYGQLERGHIIFPCHLCGAHFPSADIRDKHQLWHAVREELLLPLTREEDHRVAEGEQQIFSCKHCPSTFFSSPGLTRHINKCHPTENRHVLLLQIPLRSSC, encoded by the coding sequence ATGCCTCGAGGATTCCTAGTGAAAAGGAGCAAAAGAAGCTGTGGATCCTACCGAATACGCTTTCAGGAAGAGGAATCCTCTTACCCTCTGCAGTTTCCTTTGGTTCTGGACCCGCAAGATGTATTGGTCTCAGGCATATCCACACCAGCTGTTCCCAGAACCAACTCGGAGCCCCAAAAAGGTGCAATTGAGGAGATTCAGTCGTCCGAATGGCTCACCAACCTTGAACCTCTCTGCCATGTCAGCCCTTCGAGCCCATCTTCGCCTAAAGCTTGTGCTTTACAGGACGGAACCAGTAGAACCAGGTCCCCCGCTTCTAGCAGTCCAATGAAACCCGTGACTTTCGAGCTGAAGAAAGCGTTCTTTAAAAGGGGAGTGATCTCGCCTGCCTCAGCAGAGTCCTTTCCCGTGGCAAATTCTTTTTCTTCCATGGAAAAACTGCTAATGCACCATGGTCCATTCCTTACCCCAGAGAGAAAGCTAGAGGCCCAGGTACGGCTTTGCCCCTCGTTGCAGGGCATGAGAGGTCCTGCCCGGGACCTTGCCGACAGACGGGGCAAAGCGGTCTCTAAGAAACCCAAAGTTATGCGGAAGCTCACTTTCGCTGACGAGGTAACTACTTCTCCCGTGCTCGGACTGAAAATTAAAGCGGAAGATCCTGATTGCAAACCCAGGCACTCACAGGGGCACCAAGCCCCCTTGGGAGAGTTTATCTGTCAGCTCTGTAAGGAACAGTACCCGGACCCCTTTGCTTTGGCCCAGCACAAGTGCTCCCGAATCGTGCGCGTGGAGTATCGATGTCCTGAGTGCGACAAGATCTTCAGCTGCCCAGCTAACTTGGCCTCCCACCGGCGATGGCACAAACCTCGCCCCGGGGTAAGTGCAGACAGTCCAGTAAATAAATCTCAACAGCTTCCAATGGCTGCTTCCGATCCAGATTTGCGGGAAGGCAAAGAAAACAGCAGCCAATCTTTCCTAGGAGGGAACGCGCAGCAGCGACCTGACAGCCAAGGCACCGATCAGCACCACAAGAGCGTGGACAGCTCCAAGCAGTCCAATCTTCCTTACGGTTCATTGAACAAAGCGCAGGCAGCTAATCAGCACCAGCAAAATGCGAACAGTGCCCACTGTCCGGATTCCCCATGCAGTACCTCATATGGGGACAGCCAAACGCTGAGGGTGCCCCTACCTCCAATGCAGGTCTCCAGTGGCGAGGAGGACGTCTTCATCTGCCCCTACTGTCACAAGAAGTTTCGCAGGCAGGCTTACTTGAGAAAACACCTTGCCACCCACGAGGCTTCACGACCTCCCTCTTATGGTCAGTtggagagggggcacattatatTCCCATGCCACCTGTGCGGGGCTCACTTCCCCTCTGCAGACATTAGGGACAAACATCAACTATGGCATGCAGTGAGGGAAGAGCTGCTGCTTCCCCTGACACGTGAGGAAGATCATAGGGTAGCAGAGGGAGAACAGCAGATCTTCTCCTGCAAGCATTGTCCCTCCAccttcttcagttccccaggacttacCAGGCATATTAACAAATGCCACCCCACTGAAAACAGACATGTACTTTTGCTTCAAATACCATTAAGGTCTAGCTGTTAA